One stretch of Macrotis lagotis isolate mMagLag1 chromosome 7, bilby.v1.9.chrom.fasta, whole genome shotgun sequence DNA includes these proteins:
- the LOC141493964 gene encoding heterogeneous nuclear ribonucleoprotein A1-like, whose protein sequence is MITEATAIAFAMSKSESTKEPEQLQKLFIGGLSFETTDESLRSHFEQWGTLTDCVVMRDPNTKRSRGFGFVTYATVEEVDAAINSRPHKMDGRVVEPKRAVSREDSQRPGAHLTVKKIFVGGIKEDTEEHHLRDYFEQYGKIEMIEIMTD, encoded by the coding sequence ATGATCACTGAAGCGACTGCTATCGCTTTCGCCATGTCGAAGTCAGAGTCGACCAAGGAGCCCGAGCAGTTGCAGAAGCTCTTCATCGGAGGCCTGAGCTTTGAGACGACCGACGAGAGCCTACGGAGCCATTTTGAGCAATGGGGCACGCTTACAGACTGCGTGGTAATGAGGGATCCAAACACCAAACGGTCCAGGGGCTTTGGTTTTGTTACCTATGCCACAGTGGAAGAGGTAGATGCAGCCATAAATTCAAGACCTCACAAAATGGATGGCAGAGTTGTTGAACCAAAGAGAGCTGTTTCCAGAGAGGACTCTCAAAGGCCAGGTGCCCACTTAACTGTGAAAAAGATCTTCGTGGGTGGCATTAAGGAAGACACTGAAGAACATCACTTAAGAGACTATTTTGaacaatatggaaaaattgaaatgattgaaaTCATGACTGACTGA